A window of the Haloquadratum walsbyi C23 genome harbors these coding sequences:
- a CDS encoding universal stress protein, whose protein sequence is MYDKILIPTDGTEGTRGAVEHAIDLATVYDAALHTIYVIEASGPTGSSVPGTLDALEETGKNAIDEVIQQAEAASVRTIEGLVAQGTPHQVILDYVDENDIDSIVMGTHGRTGLDRYFLGSVTENVVRVSDAPVLTVPMPTESADGSS, encoded by the coding sequence ATGTACGACAAGATACTGATTCCAACGGACGGAACTGAGGGAACGCGAGGCGCCGTTGAGCACGCGATTGATCTTGCGACGGTCTATGACGCCGCGCTTCACACAATATATGTCATTGAGGCAAGTGGTCCAACTGGCTCCTCGGTTCCCGGAACCCTTGATGCTCTCGAAGAGACTGGAAAGAATGCAATCGATGAGGTAATCCAACAAGCAGAGGCAGCCAGTGTGCGCACAATCGAGGGTTTAGTGGCGCAAGGAACACCCCATCAGGTCATTCTTGACTATGTCGATGAAAATGACATTGACTCTATTGTCATGGGGACACATGGTCGCACAGGTTTGGATCGGTATTTCCTTGGTAGTGTCACCGAGAATGTCGTCCGGGTTTCAGATGCGCCGGTCTTGACAGTTCCAATGCCAACTGAGTCCGCTGATGGATCTTCCTGA
- a CDS encoding nickel pincer cofactor-dependent isomerase, group 22 yields MSQDQASEVADQLSVPEAMIKKACDDPALPELGIIEQVWNTDSIPSSETAEAAAKAVDSLPLETVPAGGEIALGVGSRGIANLASLVSGVVTHLQDRGYEPFIFPAMGSHGGATDDGQRKKLAELDITEATIGCEIRSSMNVVEVGQTADREIPVVADANAASADAIIPINRVKPHTDFDGTVESGLSKMLVIGMGKQRGAQIAHQWAVDWSLRNMIPEITEQLLAKLPVVGGIAIVEDQHDDTMLVEGVPPSDFLDREAELLEIAYDVMPKLPFNDLDVVVLDKQGKEISGQGLDTNVIGRRPFAINEPEPDQPDIKRIYVRGLTQKTHGNAMGMGSADIVHENVPADLEATTTLINALTASTIRGVKLPPVVETDRAGIIAALSTIGVVDPDTVRMLRATDTMHLHRLYASPALIAEARDRTDLRVVEEASPIMFDDGQFTAPSLRH; encoded by the coding sequence ATGAGTCAAGACCAAGCAAGTGAAGTGGCTGATCAACTATCAGTCCCGGAGGCAATGATTAAGAAAGCATGTGATGATCCAGCGTTACCTGAACTCGGTATTATTGAACAAGTCTGGAATACCGACTCAATTCCATCGTCGGAGACAGCAGAAGCCGCCGCAAAGGCTGTGGATTCACTTCCGCTTGAAACTGTTCCTGCCGGTGGTGAAATTGCGCTTGGTGTTGGGAGCCGGGGAATCGCGAATCTTGCATCATTGGTTAGCGGTGTTGTGACACATCTACAGGACAGAGGGTATGAGCCATTCATTTTTCCAGCGATGGGGAGCCACGGCGGTGCAACCGATGATGGTCAACGGAAAAAACTCGCCGAACTCGACATTACTGAGGCGACCATTGGCTGTGAGATCCGTTCCAGTATGAACGTTGTCGAAGTCGGTCAGACGGCTGATCGTGAAATTCCGGTCGTTGCCGATGCAAACGCTGCCAGTGCGGACGCCATCATCCCAATTAATCGAGTCAAACCTCATACTGACTTTGATGGCACAGTCGAGAGTGGGCTGTCAAAAATGCTTGTGATTGGGATGGGCAAGCAGCGTGGAGCTCAAATCGCACATCAATGGGCTGTTGATTGGTCACTCAGGAATATGATTCCTGAAATCACTGAGCAATTGCTCGCGAAACTTCCTGTTGTCGGTGGTATTGCTATCGTCGAAGATCAACACGACGATACAATGCTTGTCGAGGGGGTCCCTCCATCCGACTTTCTCGATCGGGAAGCTGAATTACTTGAAATTGCGTATGATGTGATGCCAAAGCTTCCATTCAATGATCTTGATGTCGTCGTTCTCGACAAGCAAGGCAAGGAGATCAGTGGTCAGGGACTCGATACGAATGTTATTGGACGACGACCCTTTGCAATCAATGAACCCGAGCCTGACCAGCCGGATATCAAACGCATATACGTACGTGGACTCACGCAAAAGACCCATGGAAATGCAATGGGGATGGGGTCCGCCGACATTGTTCATGAGAATGTCCCAGCAGATCTCGAGGCAACAACGACACTGATCAACGCCCTCACCGCGAGCACAATCCGTGGCGTGAAGCTCCCGCCGGTCGTTGAAACAGACCGTGCGGGAATTATTGCTGCACTCTCAACGATTGGTGTTGTCGACCCTGATACCGTTCGCATGCTTCGAGCTACCGATACGATGCATCTTCATCGACTCTACGCTTCACCAGCACTGATCGCTGAGGCACGCGATCGTACTGACCTTCGGGTAGTTGAGGAAGCATCACCAATTATGTTCGATGATGGTCAATTCACTGCTCCATCCCTCAGACACTGA
- a CDS encoding amphi-Trp domain-containing protein, whose translation MPEEVLFKSETNQSRDEIAAYLRSVATNLENAEPITLTFKSESVTMEPPARPTFEVKAEREGPTDGSGELSIELEIEWDESSSENASESTQLEIE comes from the coding sequence ATGCCCGAAGAAGTTCTCTTCAAATCAGAGACCAATCAGAGCCGAGACGAAATCGCAGCGTACCTCCGTAGTGTTGCAACAAATCTTGAGAATGCAGAGCCGATCACACTCACATTCAAGAGTGAGTCTGTAACAATGGAGCCACCTGCGCGCCCGACGTTTGAGGTCAAAGCCGAGCGTGAAGGACCAACGGATGGTTCCGGTGAATTGAGCATCGAGCTCGAAATCGAATGGGATGAAAGCAGCAGTGAGAATGCCAGCGAGAGCACTCAGTTGGAAATCGAATAA
- a CDS encoding universal stress protein, protein MYERILLPYDGSEGAGEMLHHASEVAHWFDATIQLLYVADTTRDSVTVVEGDTIDMLEQKGETVVSDAAQTLNTLGVTYDTDVVQGNPAATIVEYAKRYDQDLIMMPTHAREGLSRYLIGSVSEKVVRLSSIPVLTIRVQSDEPIIFPYENILVPTDGSTAAMHAAKHVFSAAASLDATVHVISVADTAGLSPHVRSTTSGRDTKQAASDAVETAISEAETRGVIDTVRHVTQGTPVREILDYIESNNIHAVGMGTTGRRGTDRILLGSVAEKVVRSAPVPVMTVADSTEHGD, encoded by the coding sequence ATGTACGAGCGTATTCTGCTTCCATACGACGGTAGTGAGGGTGCGGGTGAAATGCTTCATCATGCCAGCGAGGTCGCTCACTGGTTTGATGCAACTATTCAACTGCTTTATGTCGCCGATACAACTCGCGACAGTGTCACAGTTGTCGAGGGTGACACCATCGATATGCTCGAACAAAAAGGTGAAACCGTTGTTAGCGACGCTGCACAGACACTGAACACACTTGGCGTCACATATGATACTGATGTCGTCCAAGGTAATCCAGCGGCGACAATCGTTGAGTACGCCAAACGATATGATCAGGATCTCATCATGATGCCGACTCATGCTCGGGAAGGACTCTCACGATATCTCATTGGAAGTGTTTCCGAGAAGGTCGTCCGACTATCTTCGATTCCCGTTCTCACAATCCGAGTGCAGTCTGATGAACCCATTATTTTTCCATATGAGAATATTCTTGTTCCAACGGACGGGAGCACTGCTGCGATGCATGCAGCCAAACATGTTTTTTCAGCCGCGGCGTCACTCGATGCGACCGTGCATGTCATTTCTGTCGCTGATACTGCTGGACTCAGTCCGCATGTTCGATCTACAACTTCCGGGAGAGACACGAAACAAGCTGCAAGCGACGCTGTCGAGACTGCCATCTCGGAGGCAGAGACGCGTGGTGTCATAGATACAGTTCGTCATGTGACACAGGGAACACCGGTACGTGAAATCCTCGATTATATTGAATCGAACAATATACACGCTGTTGGAATGGGGACAACCGGAAGACGTGGCACAGATCGTATCCTGCTCGGCAGTGTCGCCGAAAAGGTTGTTCGCTCGGCACCGGTTCCTGTTATGACCGTTGCAGACTCGACAGAACACGGAGACTGA
- a CDS encoding hemolysin family protein, with product MIIFVLTAIFETGITLDAVPIVGFELGQAEFTALGVSMILLLIMGSGFFSSSEIAMFSLSPYQIDAMIEEGKRGAQAIKSLKSDPHRLLVTILVGNNLVNITMSSISTTIVGFYLDAGIAVIVSSLGITSIVLLFGESAPKSYAVDNTDSWARTVAPLLKIVGKILWPLITLFYYLTRLINKITPGGSAIESSYVSRDDIRNMIKMGEREGILEEEERQILDRTLRFTDATAKEIMTPRLDMSAISGQLTVEKAIEECIQSGHARLPVYEESLDNIVGIFDIRELDDTDSAFDDITVAEVLNTTLHVPESKNVDELLSEMREDRMRMVIVIDEFGTTEGLITMEDVTEEIVGEILMDDEEHPIEFVNDNEVLLRGEVNIHEVNEILDIDLPEGEEFETIAGFIFNLAGRLVEQGEEFDYENVTLRTEQLENTRIQKVRITVNPNTTGMTE from the coding sequence ATGATAATTTTCGTACTCACAGCAATCTTTGAGACCGGTATAACACTGGATGCTGTTCCAATCGTCGGGTTTGAACTGGGACAGGCAGAATTTACCGCACTTGGTGTGAGCATGATCCTCCTACTTATTATGGGGTCAGGATTTTTTTCATCATCGGAGATTGCCATGTTTTCACTCTCACCTTATCAGATTGACGCGATGATTGAGGAGGGAAAGCGCGGGGCACAGGCGATTAAGTCACTCAAGAGTGATCCACATCGTCTGCTTGTGACAATTCTTGTTGGGAATAATCTCGTCAATATCACAATGTCTTCTATTTCGACAACTATTGTCGGTTTTTATCTCGATGCCGGGATAGCCGTCATTGTCTCATCATTAGGTATCACATCGATAGTTCTACTATTCGGTGAGAGCGCACCAAAATCGTATGCGGTTGATAACACCGACTCATGGGCACGGACTGTTGCTCCGCTCTTGAAAATTGTCGGGAAAATACTGTGGCCACTTATCACGTTATTCTATTACTTGACGAGACTCATTAACAAAATCACACCTGGCGGTTCAGCAATCGAATCATCGTACGTCAGCCGCGATGATATTCGGAACATGATCAAGATGGGCGAGCGCGAGGGTATCCTCGAGGAGGAAGAACGTCAGATACTCGACCGCACCTTACGATTCACCGATGCTACTGCGAAAGAGATAATGACTCCTCGTCTCGACATGTCGGCGATCTCCGGGCAGCTGACCGTTGAAAAAGCTATCGAGGAGTGCATTCAGTCGGGTCATGCTCGCCTACCAGTTTATGAGGAATCACTCGATAATATAGTTGGTATCTTCGATATTCGCGAACTTGACGACACCGATAGCGCCTTCGACGATATCACAGTAGCAGAAGTACTCAACACAACACTGCACGTCCCAGAGTCAAAAAATGTCGATGAATTGCTCTCAGAGATGCGAGAAGATCGGATGCGTATGGTTATTGTCATCGATGAATTCGGTACCACAGAGGGACTCATTACGATGGAAGACGTCACTGAGGAAATCGTTGGTGAAATTTTGATGGATGATGAGGAGCATCCAATTGAGTTCGTCAACGATAATGAAGTGTTACTCCGGGGTGAAGTTAATATCCATGAAGTAAATGAAATCCTCGATATTGATCTCCCTGAAGGTGAAGAATTTGAGACGATTGCGGGCTTTATTTTTAATCTCGCGGGTCGTCTCGTTGAACAGGGCGAAGAGTTTGACTATGAGAATGTGACGCTACGGACCGAACAATTAGAGAACACACGTATTCAGAAAGTCCGGATAACTGTCAATCCGAATACCACCGGAATGACCGAATAA
- a CDS encoding helix-turn-helix transcriptional regulator, producing the protein MVNIETINQEANAINAESGELGDKKRQHIENVTDEIEHTIDSLSVLWSHLGLSDREAEVAAYRELGFTNRSIGYMIGISTNTVNEYTRRAKEKYRTAQALVTREEDSQALSKNWICPKPTCGHETKRAYADSRYNPEAEISKWRCQKCHTEYQRKIRW; encoded by the coding sequence ATGGTAAATATAGAAACAATTAATCAAGAGGCAAATGCGATTAATGCTGAATCAGGCGAACTCGGCGATAAAAAGAGACAACATATTGAGAATGTGACAGATGAAATTGAACATACCATCGACTCACTGTCCGTACTCTGGTCTCATCTTGGATTGTCAGACCGGGAAGCGGAGGTTGCTGCTTACAGAGAGCTTGGATTCACAAACAGATCGATTGGATATATGATTGGCATTTCAACAAACACAGTCAATGAATACACGCGTCGTGCAAAAGAAAAATATCGCACTGCACAGGCGTTAGTCACACGTGAGGAGGATTCTCAGGCATTATCGAAAAACTGGATTTGTCCAAAACCAACCTGTGGGCATGAGACAAAGCGCGCGTATGCGGACTCAAGATACAACCCAGAGGCTGAGATCAGTAAATGGCGATGTCAGAAGTGTCACACGGAATATCAGCGAAAAATCAGGTGGTGA
- a CDS encoding peroxiredoxin — protein MLTSGDPAPTITATNQHSESVTVEFNTPAVMYFYPKDFTGGCTIEANDFQSVLPEFREVGIDVYGVSMDTVNSHAEFAEEEDIIFDLLADPDGDIAAAFGLDTTSGYIDRRTFTLAESEVISVYDPAMADPSGHAREVLTDMRNNYGRGG, from the coding sequence ATGCTTACATCTGGAGACCCAGCACCGACAATCACAGCAACAAACCAACACAGCGAATCGGTAACTGTCGAATTCAATACACCCGCCGTCATGTATTTTTATCCAAAGGATTTTACTGGTGGATGTACGATCGAAGCAAACGACTTTCAGAGTGTGTTACCGGAATTTCGGGAAGTCGGAATTGATGTGTATGGAGTTTCGATGGATACCGTCAATAGCCATGCTGAGTTCGCCGAGGAGGAGGACATTATATTCGATCTCCTGGCGGATCCCGATGGTGACATTGCTGCGGCGTTTGGGCTTGATACGACGAGCGGATATATCGACCGCCGGACGTTCACACTCGCAGAGAGTGAAGTTATCTCGGTCTACGATCCGGCGATGGCGGACCCATCAGGACATGCACGTGAGGTGCTGACCGACATGCGAAACAACTACGGACGCGGCGGGTGA
- a CDS encoding RNA-splicing ligase RtcB has product MTIELTGEYTTATILIDDEGLIESNCIEQIQQLIDHPAFTEPVRIMPDTHVGSGAPIGFTMPLPDRVVPNIVGVDVGCGMVATKLGSTLPLSGSEREQRVRDVIPMGYDVHNDADAIHLIDEFPFEQANSVFRRFEQAYKDEFGQHINPLGFDFDGYDSEYFKSLCQRVLANQRQGMGHVIRSAGTLGGGNHFIEFAKARDSGDYWLVVHSGSRYLGKSIAEYWQQHATQYRQADDIRDILPSKYHEYLKFDPETVSNGELYTWVTGGMGESHLRKESIRRDFDGKEITEVFNILSRPHSEIDDQSNDLDWLDGREAHGYYIDMLFAQQYARWNRQLMSKAICETLQIDPDRQFQSIHNYIDFRDLMIRKGATPAREDQELIIPFNMAEGSILARGQGVERFHQTAPHGAGRIMSRRQAHNEGSLEAFADAMDGIYSESVVESVLDEAPMAYKPTEAIVDAIEPTAEIVDWLEVIHNLKAN; this is encoded by the coding sequence ATGACGATTGAATTAACAGGCGAGTATACGACTGCCACTATCCTCATTGATGATGAGGGACTCATTGAATCTAATTGTATCGAACAAATTCAACAGTTGATTGATCATCCTGCATTCACCGAACCAGTTCGGATTATGCCCGATACACACGTTGGGTCAGGTGCACCAATTGGATTTACCATGCCACTTCCCGACCGCGTTGTCCCCAATATTGTTGGTGTGGACGTCGGGTGTGGAATGGTGGCAACGAAGCTTGGGTCGACATTACCGCTTTCGGGGTCAGAGCGTGAGCAGCGCGTTCGTGATGTGATACCGATGGGGTATGATGTGCATAATGATGCCGACGCTATACATCTTATCGATGAGTTTCCATTCGAGCAAGCGAATAGCGTGTTCAGACGGTTTGAGCAAGCATACAAAGATGAGTTCGGACAACATATCAATCCCCTTGGATTTGATTTTGACGGCTATGATAGTGAGTATTTTAAATCGCTTTGTCAGCGCGTTCTTGCCAATCAGCGCCAGGGAATGGGTCATGTGATTCGAAGTGCTGGAACACTTGGCGGTGGGAATCATTTTATCGAGTTCGCGAAAGCGCGTGACTCTGGTGACTATTGGCTAGTTGTTCACAGTGGGTCACGATATCTTGGTAAATCTATTGCTGAGTACTGGCAACAGCACGCCACACAATACCGGCAAGCCGATGATATCAGAGATATCCTGCCATCAAAGTATCATGAATATCTGAAATTTGACCCCGAAACAGTCAGCAACGGTGAATTATATACCTGGGTCACCGGCGGGATGGGAGAATCACATCTTCGTAAGGAATCAATCAGACGCGACTTTGATGGCAAAGAGATTACCGAGGTGTTTAATATCCTTAGTCGACCGCACTCGGAGATCGATGACCAATCGAACGATCTTGATTGGCTCGATGGTCGTGAAGCACATGGATATTATATCGACATGTTATTTGCTCAGCAATATGCTCGCTGGAATCGACAGTTGATGAGCAAAGCTATTTGTGAGACGCTTCAGATTGACCCAGACCGTCAGTTTCAATCAATTCATAATTACATTGACTTCCGTGATCTGATGATTCGAAAAGGTGCTACCCCTGCTCGTGAGGACCAAGAACTCATCATTCCATTCAATATGGCTGAGGGATCAATCCTGGCACGTGGTCAGGGCGTCGAGAGATTTCATCAAACAGCACCACATGGTGCTGGTCGAATAATGAGTCGGCGACAAGCACACAACGAGGGATCACTCGAAGCATTTGCGGATGCAATGGATGGGATCTACTCTGAATCGGTTGTCGAATCGGTGCTTGATGAAGCCCCAATGGCATACAAACCAACTGAGGCAATCGTTGATGCGATTGAGCCAACTGCCGAAATTGTCGATTGGCTCGAAGTTATTCATAATCTCAAAGCAAATTGA
- a CDS encoding SDR family NAD(P)-dependent oxidoreductase yields MSTEINSELDGQTVIVTGASSGIGEATAEMLSSRGANVVLAARREDELVTLAEQIEAAGGESLVVPTDVTEENDIDSLVDLTVDEFGSIDILINNAGVMLLEPVERADRGNFRQMIEVNLLGLMNLTHAALPIMQEQDAGHIVNISSTAGRRASATSSGYNATKFGVNAFTEAVRQEVTTEGIRTTIIEPGAVDTELQDHIPDEEIKQRIEEGLLESMKPLESEDIARAIAYAVTQPQHVNVNEMLIRPTDQER; encoded by the coding sequence ATGTCGACGGAAATTAATTCTGAGCTTGATGGACAAACCGTAATCGTAACCGGTGCATCATCAGGTATCGGAGAAGCAACGGCTGAGATGCTGAGCTCTCGGGGTGCCAACGTTGTCCTTGCTGCTCGGCGCGAAGATGAGCTTGTGACATTAGCAGAACAAATCGAAGCAGCAGGAGGTGAATCACTTGTCGTTCCAACTGATGTGACAGAAGAAAATGACATTGACTCACTGGTCGACCTAACTGTTGATGAGTTTGGCTCGATTGATATTTTGATTAATAATGCAGGTGTGATGTTACTTGAACCAGTTGAGCGAGCCGACCGTGGAAATTTCAGACAGATGATTGAGGTAAATCTTCTTGGATTGATGAATCTCACTCATGCTGCACTTCCGATCATGCAAGAGCAAGATGCGGGGCACATCGTGAACATCTCATCGACGGCTGGTCGACGGGCAAGTGCGACGAGTTCGGGATATAATGCAACGAAGTTCGGGGTAAACGCCTTTACTGAAGCCGTTAGACAGGAAGTCACGACCGAGGGTATTCGAACGACGATTATTGAACCAGGCGCGGTTGATACTGAGCTTCAAGATCATATTCCTGATGAGGAAATCAAACAGCGAATCGAAGAAGGACTGCTTGAATCAATGAAACCACTCGAAAGCGAGGATATTGCCCGCGCAATCGCTTACGCTGTGACTCAGCCACAGCATGTTAATGTGAATGAAATGTTAATCCGACCGACTGATCAAGAACGCTGA